The following is a genomic window from Hymenobacter monticola.
CGGGGCCAGCACCATCTACGGCAACGGACTCTACAGCTCGTACCAAGCCAAGCACGCCATCCGCAGTGAGTTCGGCACTTACCGCAGTCACATCGACGATTACCTGCAGTGGGCGCCGTATCTTGAGATACCGGCGGTGTTGCTCGGCGGCGTCGAGTCGCGCAACGACCGGCTGAATCTCGCCCTGGTGGTGGCAAAAAGCGAGCTTATTATGCTGGGTTCGGTGTACATTGTGAAAACGCTCAGCCACATTCAACGCCCGGATTCTTCCAACCACCTCTCCTTCCCCTCCGGTCACACGGCGCAGGCCTTTCTGGCGGCCAGCATCGTGCACGCCGAGTTCCGCGACAAAAGCCAGTGGTACGGCGTGGGCGCCTACGCCCTGGCCACCAGCGTGGCCGCGTTTCGGATGATAAACAACAAGCACTGGCAGTCCGACGTGGTGGCCGGCGCGGGCTTTGGCATTCTCTCGGCCCACCTGGCCTACCTCTCCCACCGCAACCGCTGGGGCCGCAAGCCCGGCGGCCGCGGCATCGGCGAAACCAGCCTGGTGCCGGTGTGGACCCCGGCTGGCGGCATGGGGGTGTGTTTTAATTGGCGGCCGAAGTAGGCCCTGCTGAAAGCCGCATAATCAACTACTTGCTGACAAGGCTGTTCTACCCTCCGGTAAATTTAGATACTAAGGCAAGGAGAAAAAACGGAAGAAAGAAGCAATAAGACCACCGCTCCCCGGCCCCGAAGTAAAGCGGAGTTGGGCACACTTGCGCCACTTGCCCCGTTCTGAACGCGGCGGGCCGCGACGCCGTGAAGCAGCGTGCGAAAAGAGACACCAGCTGGAGGTGAAATCTTATGGCAAGGTAGCAACAGGGCCTTTCTCCTGGTGGCGTGGGAGGCAAAAGCCCCCAGAGTGGGCGGAATTAGGGGTAATTTCCCTTGGCACGGGGATTGTAACGCCGCCGCCAAACCATCCCACTAACCCATGCAGGTCACCACTTACGAGCGGTTGCGCATCACGCACCGCACCCTGTTGCAGTCCCCACTCAAGCCAGCTGCCTTCCAGCAGTTGGTGGAGGAATTGCCCGCCCGCTTGGATGACATCGCGGTGCAACGGCCCGGCCTGCGGGAAGAGGTAGCGGGCTGCCGCGACTACGTCAAACGCCTAAGCGCCTATTTGGCTGGGCATGCCGATGCGGACCACGCCCGCCTCCTGGAGGGCCTACATCGCTGCCTGTCCTCCTTGTTTTGAGTTAGCCAATACACCCATGCAGGTATCCTTCAGCACACCCTGCAAAACAAAACGTAATGTCTCATTGAGATGCTTTCAATAAATCAAGCACATCAATGCGCACACTAAAAACCCCATGCAAATACTTGATTTACATGGGGTTTAAATACTACAGAGCCGCCTGTCGGACTCGAACCAACGACCCTCTGATTACAAGTCAGAAGCTCTACCAACTGAGCTAAGGCGGCGGGTTAGTGCTGCAAAAGTAGCCCACTGGCGCCCTTTCGCCAACGCTACGGCTTTAATTATTGAAAAAAAAGCGCCCCGGTGAAATTTTCACCGGGGCGCTTTGCATGTAAGCCAGCAGGTTAGCAACCTTAGCTGCGAATCATTTTCAACTGCTTTTTGAGGGCATCGATGCGCTTCTGGCCTTCGGCGATGCGGCCCTGGTACTCCTCGCGCAACTGGCTCGCATTCTTAGAGCGGGCAAAGAAGTCGAGGTTGGTTTGTAGGGTAGCAGCGTCGTTTTCAAGCTCGTTGATTTCCTTACGCAGCGCCATTTCCTTGCGGGTGAGCTGCTGTTGCGCGTGCGGACGGGCTTTGAGGCGGGCTACTTCGGTTTGGAACAGCAGGTTGGCGCGGTCGTCGTAGCTCAGGCCGGGCACCTGGTCGAGGTACTTGCCCAGCAGCTTGAGCAACTGGTCTTCGCTGGCGTCGCCGGTGCCGCGGTTGGGCTCGGCATCGTTGGCGTCGAAAGCCGTCGACCAGTCGGCCAGGATGGCGCGGAAGCCTTCCAGCGTGCCGGGGTTGTCGGCGTTAAGGGCGCTTACCTGCTCACCAATCTGGGCGAGGTGGGCCGTTTGCTCGGCCGAGGCCTGCTGCACCTTCTCCTCGCGCTGGCGGAACTCCTGCTTGGGCCGCTCAAACACGGCGTCGCAAGCGGCGCGGAAGCGGTGCCACAGCTTGTCGGCGAGCTTGTCGGGCACGCGGCCCACTTCCTTCCACTCCTTCTGCACCCGGATGATGGTTTGGCGGGCGGCGTCCTGGTCAGGGTTGTTTTGGGCTTCCTCGGCCTGGTCGATGAGGGCCTGCTTGGCCTTCACATTGGCTGACTTCTCGTTGTCGAGAGACTTGAAGAAGTCGTTCTTCCGGTTGAAGAAGGCCTTGTAAGCGGCCCAGTACTGCTTGTTCAGGGCATCAGCCTGGGCGCGGGGCACGAGGCCGGCGGCCTCCCATTCAGCTTTGATTTCCTGCAGCTCGTCGGTTTTCGAGCGCCACAGGTTCACGCGGTCGGTGTCGAAGGTGGCGAAGGGCAGCACGCGCTCCAGCAGGGCCTGCTTCACCACGAGGTTGGCTTTCTCCTGCGTCGAGCGCTGGTCCACAAACTCTTTGCGGCGCTGATGCAGCACGTCGGAAGCCGCAATGAAGCGCTGCCACAGCGGCTCACGCTGGTCGTTCGGCACAGGGCCGATGTTCTTCCAATCCTCGTGCAGCTTGGTCAGCTCATCGAGGGCTTTATTGATGCCGGGGGCCTGGGCCAAGGCTTCGGCGCGCTTAATGAGGCCTTCCTTGGCTTCGAGGTTGCGGCGACGGTCCAGGTCCTTCATTTGCAGGAACTGGCCCTGCTTGCTGTAGTAGATGTCGAGCAAGCCGTGATAGGTGTCCCAAATGGACTGGCTGTCTGTCTGCGGCACGGCACCGGTGGCTTTCCACTCGGCTTGCAGGGCTTTTAGCTTGGACGAGCTGTCCTTGGTTTCGGCAGCTTCCACGAGGCCGCGGAGCTGGTCGAGCAGGGCGCGCTTCTTGGTGAGGTTGTCGCCCCGGCTGGCGTCTTCGGCTTTGGCGTCCTTGGCGCGGTTCTCGCGGAACTCCTGCAAAGCCTTGTTCAGCTCTTGCTGGCCCTCGGGCTGCTGGAAAGCAAACGCCTCCGCGCCTTCGCCACCTTCGGCAAATTTCTGGCGGGCGGCGGTGCGGGCCAAGCCCACGTTGGCTTCATACTGGCGGGTAAGGTCCTGAATCTGCTTGCGATTGCGCTGGGCATCAGGCCGGCGCAGCAGGCCTACCAAATACGAGGCCTGGGCCGGCAGGTCGAGGGTAGTGAAATCCGGCGCAGGGGTTTCGGGCACGTAGGTTTCCTCGCCTTCGTTTTGCCCGGTGGGCTCCTCGCCGGCATCGATGGCAGCCACGTTGGCCGGTGCGGCATTCAGGGGCGTTTCTTCCGACGTGGTGATGTGAGCCACACCTTCGGGAGCATTTTCCAATTCCTCGGCCGAACTCAGTGCCACCGTGGGTACGGCCGGCGCGGCTTCTTCAACTGTGGCGGGCTCGCCCGTGCCGCTGAGGCTGGTTTCGGGGTCAGCAATGGGCGCGGGGGCAGCGCTGGCAATCTGCTCCTGGGCAGGCAGTGCCTCAGGCTGGGGCGTTTCGGCCACGTTAGTGGCCATATCGGCGCCGTAGTGCGCCACAGCGCGAGCCTGCGGGGCCGACATGTCGCTGCCGTCCACAGTCACCTCATCGGGCACGTGCTGGGCGGTTTCCCCGGCCGCGGTGGCTTCGGGGGTGCCGGGCGCGGGGGCGCTGGCGGGGGCGGCGGCGGCAGGAGCATCAGCGGGGGCTTCGGCCGTGCCGGCGCCGGCGGGTTGGCTGGCGGGAAGCTCGGGCGTGCCTTGGGCGGGCAGCTCCGTTTGGCTTTCGCCCGGTGAGGCAGAGCCGCCCGAGCGGCCTTGAATCTCAGCCAGGCGGCGTTGCAAAATGGTCATCCGGTCTTCGGCAGACGCGTCGGTGCCGCCGGCTTGCGGGGCAGTGGGGTTTTCTTCAGCAGCCATAAATCTTCGTAAAAGCCAGCCCGGTGCGACAGGCCAGAGGAGCGCGCAAAAAAAGTAGAAACAAAAAGGAAAAAAATATCCGCTTAAGGCACTCAGTTCAGGCGGGGGTCGACGGGGTAGTTGGCCAAAACCTTGAACCGCCCGCCTTTCTCCCGCAGAATGTCGCGCCAGAAAGCATCCGATGCCAAAGTAAACACTTTCCCGGCGCTTGCAGGGTGTCGTATCCAACTCTGGCCCTGCATTTCGCCGGCCAGCTGCCCGGCCGACCAGCCCGAGTAGCCCGCAAAGAGCCGAATTTCATCGGCTGAAACGGCTCCGCTGACCAACAGGTCCAGCAGCAATTCGAAATCGCCGCCCCAGTACACGTCTTGGCCTAGGTCCTGCGCGCCGGGCAAATCGGCGCGGCGATGCAGGTAGTGCAGGGTGTTGGGCTCAACGGGGCCGCCCATGTAAAGCGGCAGTTCGCCGGCCGCGGTAGCCAAGTGCGTGGGCAGGTCGAGCACGTCGCCCAGCGTGAGGTTGGTGAGGCGGTTCAGCACGAGGCCGAAAGTGCCGTCTTCGGGCTCGTCGCGGCACAGGAGCACCACACTGCGTTCAAAATTGGGGTCGCCCAGAAAGGGCTGGGAGATGAGCAAGGTTCCGGGACGCATAATCAGGAAGAATCGGAATGGAAGGATAAACAGGGGGTATTGCGCTTCGGCGAAGGCATCCGAGCCCAGCGCCCTCGGCGATGGTATTAACTTGCGGCGCCAACACCGTTTGGCCATCGCCCGGTAGGGTTAAACAAGACTGAGGGCCGGCCAAAATTGTTCCTTAAGTATACGGTCGATGCTGACGCCGGACCACCGCCCGTGCTCATTTCCTTTGCATTCATGAACGACTCGCAGCTCGCCGATTTACGCAAAACCTACTCGCAGCGCACGCTGGCCGAAACCGATGTGCTGCCCGACGCCGTGCAACAGTTCCGGCAGTGGCTGGACGAAGCCATCGCCGCCAAGCTCGATGAACCCACGGCCCTCACACTCAGCACCGCGGATGCCGCCGGGCAGCCCTCTTCGCGCGTGGTGCTATTGAAAGGGCTGCCCGACGACGCCGGTTTTTTGTTTTACACCAATTACGACTCGCGCAAGGGGCGCGAGCTGGCTGAGCGGCCGCTGGCCGCGCTCAACTTTTTCTGGCCTGGGCTGGAGCGCCAGGTACGCGTGGAGGGCCGCGTGGAGAAAGCACCGGCGGAGGTGTCGACCGAATATTTCCAGAGCCGCCCGCGCGGCAGCCAGCTTGGCGCCTGGGCCTCGCCCCAAAGCCAGGTGATTAGCAGCCGTGAAGAGCTGGAAGCCCGCGAACACGAATTGGCAGAGCGATTTGCCAACCAGGACCCGCTGCCCCGGCCCGAGAACTGGGGCGGCTACATTTTGCGCCCCCACCGGGTGGAGTTCTGGCAGGGCCGCCCCAGCCGCCTGCACGACCGGATTGTGTATGAGCGCGCCGGCCACGGCTGGCAGCGCAGCCGTTTGGCGCCGTGAGGTGACTGAGTAAATGAGCAACATCTCGGTGCTCACCCCTTCATTTACTCACTTGCCCATTTACGCAATTACACTTCGAAACCCTTGGCTGAAATTCAACCGGTGCGCGGCTGGCGCTACAATCCCACGCTCAGCACCAACATCGATGCGCTTGTATCTCCCCTGTTCGATGTGGTTTCGGCCAAACAGCGGGAAATGCTGTACCACAACCCGCTGAACTCCATTCATCTCACCGTGCCCGGCGATGCCGACCCTGCAGCCGCCGCTGCAGTGCGTTTGGCCGAGTGGAAGGCCTCGGGCGTGCTACGCCAGGATGAGCTGCCCGGCATCTATGTGTATTACCAGTATTTCCGGCTGCCAGGGAGTACGCGCGAGTATTGCCGCAAAGGCTTCATGTGCCACATCCGGGCCTACGACTGGGCGGAGAACGTGGTGCTGCGCCACGAGAACACGCTGCCAGCTTCGGTGAACGACCGGGCCGAGTTGCTGGCCCGCACGCAGTTCCAAACCAGTGCCACCCACGGCCTGTACCGCGACGACGCGTTCGAACTGGAAGCTTACCTCGACGAGGCCATGCTCTCGCCGCTCTACGAAACCGAGGAGGACTACCAGGGCGCCCGCGACGTGCTGGCCGTCATTCAGGACGCGGGCATCATTCGCCGTTTTCAGGCGGTGCTGGCGGCCCGGGAAGTGATTCTGGCCGACGGCCACCACCGCT
Proteins encoded in this region:
- the pdxH gene encoding pyridoxamine 5'-phosphate oxidase, whose translation is MNDSQLADLRKTYSQRTLAETDVLPDAVQQFRQWLDEAIAAKLDEPTALTLSTADAAGQPSSRVVLLKGLPDDAGFLFYTNYDSRKGRELAERPLAALNFFWPGLERQVRVEGRVEKAPAEVSTEYFQSRPRGSQLGAWASPQSQVISSREELEAREHELAERFANQDPLPRPENWGGYILRPHRVEFWQGRPSRLHDRIVYERAGHGWQRSRLAP
- a CDS encoding DUF349 domain-containing protein; its protein translation is MAAEENPTAPQAGGTDASAEDRMTILQRRLAEIQGRSGGSASPGESQTELPAQGTPELPASQPAGAGTAEAPADAPAAAAPASAPAPGTPEATAAGETAQHVPDEVTVDGSDMSAPQARAVAHYGADMATNVAETPQPEALPAQEQIASAAPAPIADPETSLSGTGEPATVEEAAPAVPTVALSSAEELENAPEGVAHITTSEETPLNAAPANVAAIDAGEEPTGQNEGEETYVPETPAPDFTTLDLPAQASYLVGLLRRPDAQRNRKQIQDLTRQYEANVGLARTAARQKFAEGGEGAEAFAFQQPEGQQELNKALQEFRENRAKDAKAEDASRGDNLTKKRALLDQLRGLVEAAETKDSSSKLKALQAEWKATGAVPQTDSQSIWDTYHGLLDIYYSKQGQFLQMKDLDRRRNLEAKEGLIKRAEALAQAPGINKALDELTKLHEDWKNIGPVPNDQREPLWQRFIAASDVLHQRRKEFVDQRSTQEKANLVVKQALLERVLPFATFDTDRVNLWRSKTDELQEIKAEWEAAGLVPRAQADALNKQYWAAYKAFFNRKNDFFKSLDNEKSANVKAKQALIDQAEEAQNNPDQDAARQTIIRVQKEWKEVGRVPDKLADKLWHRFRAACDAVFERPKQEFRQREEKVQQASAEQTAHLAQIGEQVSALNADNPGTLEGFRAILADWSTAFDANDAEPNRGTGDASEDQLLKLLGKYLDQVPGLSYDDRANLLFQTEVARLKARPHAQQQLTRKEMALRKEINELENDAATLQTNLDFFARSKNASQLREEYQGRIAEGQKRIDALKKQLKMIRS
- a CDS encoding phosphatase PAP2 family protein, with amino-acid sequence MKALLRSFLALALLAQLTVLPQRVAAQTPVAADTTHKYQNPAGVSAAGRKSFFKSKGFRATIVPALLIGYGASTIYGNGLYSSYQAKHAIRSEFGTYRSHIDDYLQWAPYLEIPAVLLGGVESRNDRLNLALVVAKSELIMLGSVYIVKTLSHIQRPDSSNHLSFPSGHTAQAFLAASIVHAEFRDKSQWYGVGAYALATSVAAFRMINNKHWQSDVVAGAGFGILSAHLAYLSHRNRWGRKPGGRGIGETSLVPVWTPAGGMGVCFNWRPK
- a CDS encoding YqgE/AlgH family protein — its product is MRPGTLLISQPFLGDPNFERSVVLLCRDEPEDGTFGLVLNRLTNLTLGDVLDLPTHLATAAGELPLYMGGPVEPNTLHYLHRRADLPGAQDLGQDVYWGGDFELLLDLLVSGAVSADEIRLFAGYSGWSAGQLAGEMQGQSWIRHPASAGKVFTLASDAFWRDILREKGGRFKVLANYPVDPRLN